In a single window of the Mus musculus strain C57BL/6J chromosome 6, GRCm38.p6 C57BL/6J genome:
- the 1700074P13Rik gene encoding trypsin X5 isoform X1, with the protein MKTFFIFTLLSLAVANTPKAVLKEYNNSEEYLPENFNVPYMVYLQSSPEPCVGTLIDPQWVLTAAHCSLPTKIRLGVYRPNIKNEKEQICNYSFTVVHPNFDAKLLKNDLMLIKLSYPATINMYVGTIAIAMEPMAFNESCFIPTWTWNNYKNLSDPDILTWINEYSLSPSDCLDTLHQQKQETRINIMCIGHSLNAMSATKEVSAAPAICSGRVHGILSWGKASVANGSKGFFTEIHPYARWILKMIRSH; encoded by the exons ATGAAGACTTTTTTCATCTTCACTCTCTTAAGTCTCGCAG tAGCTAATACTCCCAAAGCCGTTCTGAAAGAATATAACAATTCAGAAGAATACTTACCAGAGAATTTTAATGTTCCTTATATGGTCTATCTGCAGTCCAGCCCAGAGCCTTGTGTTGGGACTCTCATTGACCCTCAGTGGGTGCTCACCGCTGCTCATTGTTCTTTACC AACTAAAATCCGACTGGGAGTTTACCGACCCAACAtcaaaaatgagaaagaacagaTATGTAATTACTCATTCACTGTAGTCCATCCTAattttgatgcaaaattactGAAAAATGACTTGATGCTGATAAAACTCTCATATCCTGCTACTATCAACATGTATGTGGGAACTATAGCCATAGCTATGGAACCAATGGCATTTAATGAATCCTGCTTCATACCAACATGGACCTGGAATAACTACAAAAACC TTAGTGATCCTGACATCTTGACATGGATAAATGAGTATTCTCTTTCCCCAAGTGACTGTTTGGACACTCTTcatcaacagaaacaagaaacaagaataAACATTATGTGCATAGGACATTCACTTAATGCTATGTCTGCAACTAAG GAAGTATCAGCTGCTCCAGCCATCTGCAGTGGGAGGGTGCATGGAATATTGTCCTGGGGGAAAGCAAGTGTAGCCAATGGAAGCAAAGGCTTCTTCACTGAAATTCATCCCTATGCAAGATGGATCTTAAAAATGATACGATCACACTGA
- the 1700074P13Rik gene encoding trypsin X5 isoform X2 has protein sequence MKTFFIFTLLSLAANTPKAVLKEYNNSEEYLPENFNVPYMVYLQSSPEPCVGTLIDPQWVLTAAHCSLPTKIRLGVYRPNIKNEKEQICNYSFTVVHPNFDAKLLKNDLMLIKLSYPATINMYVGTIAIAMEPMAFNESCFIPTWTWNNYKNLSDPDILTWINEYSLSPSDCLDTLHQQKQETRINIMCIGHSLNAMSATKEVSAAPAICSGRVHGILSWGKASVANGSKGFFTEIHPYARWILKMIRSH, from the exons ATGAAGACTTTTTTCATCTTCACTCTCTTAAGTCTCGCAG CTAATACTCCCAAAGCCGTTCTGAAAGAATATAACAATTCAGAAGAATACTTACCAGAGAATTTTAATGTTCCTTATATGGTCTATCTGCAGTCCAGCCCAGAGCCTTGTGTTGGGACTCTCATTGACCCTCAGTGGGTGCTCACCGCTGCTCATTGTTCTTTACC AACTAAAATCCGACTGGGAGTTTACCGACCCAACAtcaaaaatgagaaagaacagaTATGTAATTACTCATTCACTGTAGTCCATCCTAattttgatgcaaaattactGAAAAATGACTTGATGCTGATAAAACTCTCATATCCTGCTACTATCAACATGTATGTGGGAACTATAGCCATAGCTATGGAACCAATGGCATTTAATGAATCCTGCTTCATACCAACATGGACCTGGAATAACTACAAAAACC TTAGTGATCCTGACATCTTGACATGGATAAATGAGTATTCTCTTTCCCCAAGTGACTGTTTGGACACTCTTcatcaacagaaacaagaaacaagaataAACATTATGTGCATAGGACATTCACTTAATGCTATGTCTGCAACTAAG GAAGTATCAGCTGCTCCAGCCATCTGCAGTGGGAGGGTGCATGGAATATTGTCCTGGGGGAAAGCAAGTGTAGCCAATGGAAGCAAAGGCTTCTTCACTGAAATTCATCCCTATGCAAGATGGATCTTAAAAATGATACGATCACACTGA